The following is a genomic window from Inquilinus sp. Marseille-Q2685.
TTCGACGTCGACCTGAAGGGCATCTTCCGCGTCGTCCGCGCCGCCCTGCCCGGCATGCGCACCCGCGGCCAGGGCGCCATCGTCGCCCTGTCCTCGATCATGGGCGTCGCCTATGGCTGGGACGAGCACGTCCACTACTCCGCCGCCAAGTCCGGCGTGGTCGGGCTGGTGCGCGGCCTGGCGGTGGAGCTGGCGCGCAGCGGCATCCGCGTCAACGGCATCGCACCCGGCTACATCCGCACCGCCCAGGCCCTGTCGCGCGAGCATTCGCTGGGCCCCGAGGGGCTGGAGAAGGCGGCCGCCTTCATCCCCATGGGCCGGGTCGGCGAGCCGGACGACATCGCCGACGTGGCGCTGTTCCTGGCCTCGCCGGCGGCCCGCTACATCACCGGCCAGACCATCGTGGTCGATGGCGGGCTACTGGTCGGACGCTACTGACAAACGAATCTTGGCGGCCCCGCTGAGAAGGGCCGGTTTCCGGGTGGTTTTCACGAAACGGGAGACTTCGCATGGCACAGTTTCCGAGCCTGAGCCGCAGGCAGATCCTGCAGGGCACGATCGGCGCCACCGCCCTGGCGATGGGCGGCGGCACGCCCTTCCTCGATTCCCGCCGCGCCTACGCCCAGGCCGGCGCCCTGGCCAAGGAGCAGTTGCGCACCATCGGCCTGTCGGTCACCGTGCAGGATCGCATCCTGGCCGATTTCCAGAAGGCCTCCGGCGTCGGCGGCACCCAGGGCACGGCGGCGACCTTCCCCGACGCCCAGACCAAGATCCTGTCCGGCGCCACCGACTACGACTGCTGGGAGGTGATCGGCGAGCGGCTGCCCTCGGTGGTGCAGACCAACAACGTCACCGCCATCCCGGCCTCGGCGCTGAAGAACTGGGCCAATATCCGCGACACCTTCACCAAGCCGGACCCGAAATGGCCGCGCGGCGCCCAGATCGTCGGCCAGATCTGGAAGGACGAGGCCCAGACCGAGCTGTGGATGGTGCCGGCGGTCTACAACTACGATTCCATCGGCTTCAACCCGTCGGTGCTGTCCGACGAGGAGGCCAACACCTGGACCGCGATCTTCGACCCGAAGTTCAAGGGCAGGTCCGGGCTGAACACCGACCCGCTGATCGCGCTGGGCCAGGCGATCATGGCGATGAACTCGCTCGGCCTCTCCTCCGTTCAGAATCCAGGCAACCCGAGCCAGGCCGAGATCGACGAGGCGATGAAGTTCCTGGTGTCCAAGAAGAAGGAAGGCCAGTTCCGCGCCCTGTGGGGCGATTTCGGCGAGCTGGTGAACCTGATGGCGTCGGGCGAGATGGTGGTGTGCGACGCCTGGCAGCCGGCGGTGATGGCGGTGAAGGCCCAGGGCAAGCCCTGCCGCTACGCCGTGCCGAAGGAAGGCTACCGCGCCTG
Proteins encoded in this region:
- a CDS encoding SDR family NAD(P)-dependent oxidoreductase, whose amino-acid sequence is MTRKVALITGAGIGIGRATALAFAGAGHHVVVTDVLEAEGRATAKAIGDAGGSGEFQPLDVTDTERVNAVVADVEARHGALDALVANAGIAHRVPLSQMTDAKWDHTFDVDLKGIFRVVRAALPGMRTRGQGAIVALSSIMGVAYGWDEHVHYSAAKSGVVGLVRGLAVELARSGIRVNGIAPGYIRTAQALSREHSLGPEGLEKAAAFIPMGRVGEPDDIADVALFLASPAARYITGQTIVVDGGLLVGRY
- a CDS encoding PotD/PotF family extracellular solute-binding protein is translated as MAQFPSLSRRQILQGTIGATALAMGGGTPFLDSRRAYAQAGALAKEQLRTIGLSVTVQDRILADFQKASGVGGTQGTAATFPDAQTKILSGATDYDCWEVIGERLPSVVQTNNVTAIPASALKNWANIRDTFTKPDPKWPRGAQIVGQIWKDEAQTELWMVPAVYNYDSIGFNPSVLSDEEANTWTAIFDPKFKGRSGLNTDPLIALGQAIMAMNSLGLSSVQNPGNPSQAEIDEAMKFLVSKKKEGQFRALWGDFGELVNLMASGEMVVCDAWQPAVMAVKAQGKPCRYAVPKEGYRAWAIGVSLIASSPNQAAVTAYADYWLSGPPAITVSEQGYYSPTTNIKSVMAPEKYGFWYEGKPWVGAPDRGIKEGDLRDGGSLETRASHVAYWHQWPDEYDHVIQKWDEFLNA